A window from Nitrosopumilus adriaticus encodes these proteins:
- a CDS encoding multicopper oxidase family protein, which yields MNSIDKTTIYWTIAIAVGFAFSLYAANTYLTVETQNNSKLVDKELLSIQEIDSPKLVSDMSVVSLSHNDEYDLVASDIIKNIGGQSYEMFGYNQKSPGPLLLVDQGNEITVNFKNNLDFPTTVHWHGLRLDYTSDGVPGITQDPILPGDTFEYKLKFPDSGIFLYHPHVRTEMQMELGLYGNILVESENKIPTTIQVPLILDDVLIAENGLEEFDSKIVTHTLMGRFGNTMMINGDANYSLEVNQWDIARFYLTNTANTRIFDFGIEQHKLKLVADDASNYEKEEFVDSVMLASSERRTVDVLFDKPGEYTITHTTPEKIYSLGKILVSPSNNKYDYDFYKIVENKDIVAEIDEFKKYFSDSPDLELEFDVKTSLVHQMTSDDSSMVMKEHTNDMQSMKPDSSMVMQDHDNEIQSIEWEDGMPKMNAMSNEENTHWILRDVNSGKEGFDIDYQANVGDVKKIRLYNDPESAHPMQHPIHLHGQRFLVLSENGILNENLAWKDSVLVPTGKTVDILVEFSNPGKWAMHCHILEHAEAGMITEIIVN from the coding sequence ATGAACTCTATTGATAAAACCACAATTTATTGGACAATTGCTATTGCAGTTGGATTTGCATTTTCATTATATGCTGCCAATACATATTTGACTGTAGAAACTCAAAATAATTCTAAACTAGTAGACAAGGAATTACTTTCAATACAAGAAATAGATTCTCCCAAACTAGTATCAGACATGTCTGTAGTTTCTTTGTCTCATAATGATGAATATGATTTAGTTGCTAGTGACATCATCAAAAACATTGGCGGACAATCTTATGAAATGTTTGGATATAATCAAAAATCTCCTGGCCCTTTATTGTTAGTTGACCAAGGAAATGAAATTACTGTTAATTTTAAAAACAATCTTGATTTTCCAACAACTGTTCATTGGCATGGATTGAGACTTGATTATACTAGTGATGGTGTGCCTGGAATTACTCAGGATCCTATATTGCCTGGAGATACATTTGAGTATAAACTAAAGTTCCCAGATTCTGGAATATTCCTCTATCACCCACATGTTAGAACAGAAATGCAGATGGAATTGGGATTATATGGAAACATTCTAGTTGAATCCGAAAACAAAATTCCTACAACAATCCAAGTTCCATTAATTTTAGATGATGTCTTGATTGCAGAAAATGGTTTAGAAGAATTTGATTCTAAAATTGTAACTCATACACTTATGGGGAGATTTGGAAATACTATGATGATTAACGGTGATGCAAATTACTCATTAGAAGTTAATCAGTGGGATATTGCAAGATTCTATCTAACAAATACTGCAAATACACGAATCTTTGATTTTGGAATAGAACAACACAAACTCAAACTTGTTGCAGATGATGCAAGTAATTATGAGAAAGAAGAATTTGTAGACTCTGTGATGCTGGCCTCATCAGAACGAAGAACTGTTGATGTTTTGTTTGATAAGCCAGGAGAGTATACAATCACACATACAACTCCTGAAAAAATATATTCACTTGGAAAAATTTTGGTATCGCCTTCAAACAATAAGTATGATTATGACTTTTACAAGATTGTTGAAAACAAAGATATTGTTGCTGAAATAGATGAATTTAAAAAATATTTTTCTGATTCACCTGACTTGGAATTAGAATTTGATGTAAAAACAAGTTTGGTACATCAAATGACTTCTGATGATTCTTCTATGGTTATGAAAGAACATACAAATGATATGCAATCTATGAAACCAGATTCTTCTATGGTAATGCAAGATCATGATAATGAAATTCAATCAATTGAATGGGAAGATGGGATGCCTAAAATGAATGCCATGTCAAATGAAGAAAATACTCATTGGATTTTACGTGATGTGAATTCTGGAAAAGAGGGATTTGATATTGATTATCAGGCAAATGTAGGAGATGTTAAAAAAATTAGATTGTATAACGACCCCGAATCTGCACATCCAATGCAGCATCCAATACACTTGCACGGACAAAGATTTCTTGTATTATCTGAAAATGGAATCTTAAACGAAAATCTAGCTTGGAAAGACTCTGTTTTGGTTCCTACTGGAAAGACTGTGGATATTTTAGTTGAATTTTCAAATCCTGGAAAATGGGCAATGCATTGTCATATTCTTGAGCATGCAGAAGCTGGAATGATTACAGAAATTATAGTAAATTAG
- a CDS encoding ferric reductase-like transmembrane domain-containing protein → MKKLKIKNKSLRRHLVVASFGFALTFIFWLAHFEWHDEMRLWRAFGDAGYALLFITLIIGPMNKIWPSTTFLLLWRREFGIWFAVLAVTHGLLIAHGWANWDVAAFFGYEFIPQLGRIARMEPGFGLANTLGFVAFLWIVILAFTSSDRAMRWLGASPWKWIHTGSHIVFYLVAIHTSYFLFIHYTESFHKSVPPQSTFVIPFILMSAIVLALQITSYIKTVKSKNRRISQK, encoded by the coding sequence TTGAAAAAATTAAAAATTAAAAATAAATCTCTTAGAAGACATCTTGTTGTGGCATCTTTTGGATTTGCTTTGACATTTATTTTTTGGCTAGCTCATTTTGAATGGCATGATGAAATGAGATTATGGCGGGCATTTGGTGATGCAGGATATGCTTTGCTTTTCATAACTCTCATTATTGGGCCTATGAATAAGATTTGGCCAAGTACGACCTTCTTGCTTTTATGGAGAAGAGAGTTTGGAATTTGGTTTGCCGTTTTAGCGGTAACTCATGGACTTTTAATTGCACATGGATGGGCAAATTGGGATGTTGCAGCATTTTTTGGCTATGAATTCATCCCACAATTAGGTCGAATTGCAAGAATGGAGCCTGGTTTTGGACTTGCAAATACTTTAGGATTTGTGGCATTCTTGTGGATTGTAATATTGGCATTTACATCATCTGATAGAGCAATGAGGTGGTTGGGTGCATCGCCTTGGAAATGGATTCATACTGGTTCACATATTGTATTTTATCTAGTTGCAATTCACACTTCATATTTTCTTTTTATACATTATACTGAGTCATTTCATAAATCAGTTCCACCTCAAAGTACATTTGTAATACCATTTATTCTAATGAGTGCCATAGTACTTGCTTTGCAGATTACTTCATATATCAAAACAGTGAAATCAAAAAATCGAAGAATATCCCAAAAATAA
- a CDS encoding spermidine synthase, with product MTDQTHSKFSQNLLWRLKILTFTSGAVVMGLEIVTSRILTPVFGSTIYTWGSLIGVILSGLSLGYYLGGKLSDKHPNFEKICGIVFSVGLFIVGIPFFASSVIDFSQYVLPVPQYTPLLATFLLLMFPSVLLGFVSPYVIKLGTSSLHRVGNISGNLYSLATVGSIFGTFTTVFVLIPNLAVNQIIFGLGIALVGSSLIGLKISPKIIAMAIVVTLIIPWSSLSINTISHNGTLIFEKETLFSHLDIIEFGDNRSLYLDGLRHSSMNMDDPLDLVIDYTEYFHLGMMFNPTATNILFVGGGGFTGPKNFLDLYPQTKIDVIEIDSDVIDVARDYFNLEKNSRLQIFNDDARKHLSTFEKKYDLIILDAYASNYIPYHLMTDEFFKIVEKRLEPNGVVVSNLIGSIEGNNSPLIRAVYKTMQGTFPVSYIFPTEDNPAFVQNIMIVSSNEPYEFDRKLLLEIAQSSPIDYLDDELQEKEHFYEGLVDVSDVPFLTDQFNPSEVLFNPITQSSFTQDFQNSLPKENQHREDMVNLGLGISLSLIGLVWVIYFKKKVWIVSEK from the coding sequence ATGACTGATCAAACCCATTCAAAATTTTCTCAGAATCTTTTATGGAGATTAAAAATTCTCACATTTACTTCTGGAGCAGTTGTGATGGGTTTGGAGATTGTTACAAGTAGAATACTTACTCCTGTATTTGGAAGTACAATTTACACATGGGGAAGTTTGATTGGAGTAATTTTAAGCGGTTTAAGTCTGGGATATTATTTAGGAGGAAAACTATCTGACAAACATCCAAATTTTGAAAAAATCTGTGGGATTGTTTTTTCAGTAGGATTATTTATTGTAGGAATTCCTTTTTTTGCTTCATCAGTAATTGATTTTTCTCAATATGTTTTACCTGTCCCTCAATACACTCCGTTGCTAGCGACCTTTCTACTTTTGATGTTTCCTTCTGTTTTGTTAGGATTTGTTTCTCCATATGTAATCAAACTTGGAACAAGTTCATTACATAGAGTTGGAAACATTTCAGGAAATCTTTACTCGCTTGCAACTGTGGGAAGTATTTTTGGAACCTTCACAACTGTTTTTGTTTTAATCCCGAATCTTGCAGTAAATCAAATTATTTTTGGTCTAGGGATTGCATTAGTAGGAAGTTCTTTAATTGGCCTTAAAATTTCCCCAAAAATTATTGCAATGGCAATAGTAGTGACTTTGATAATTCCATGGTCTTCATTGTCAATTAATACAATATCTCATAACGGCACTCTAATCTTTGAGAAAGAGACTCTTTTTAGCCATTTAGACATTATCGAGTTTGGTGACAATAGGAGTCTCTACCTTGATGGTTTAAGACACAGTTCAATGAATATGGATGATCCTTTAGATTTGGTTATTGATTATACTGAATATTTTCATCTTGGAATGATGTTTAATCCTACTGCAACAAACATCCTATTTGTTGGGGGAGGGGGATTCACAGGCCCAAAAAATTTCCTAGATTTGTATCCTCAAACAAAAATCGATGTAATTGAGATTGATTCAGATGTGATCGATGTAGCAAGAGATTATTTTAATTTAGAAAAAAATTCTAGACTTCAAATATTCAATGATGATGCACGAAAACATCTATCGACTTTTGAAAAGAAATATGATCTGATAATTCTTGATGCATATGCATCAAACTATATTCCATATCATTTGATGACTGATGAATTTTTTAAAATAGTTGAAAAAAGATTGGAACCAAATGGAGTTGTTGTGTCTAACCTGATAGGTTCAATCGAAGGAAATAACTCTCCTTTGATAAGAGCAGTTTACAAAACAATGCAGGGAACATTTCCAGTATCATATATTTTTCCAACAGAAGATAACCCTGCCTTTGTTCAAAACATAATGATTGTTTCTTCTAACGAACCCTATGAATTTGATCGTAAATTACTTTTAGAAATTGCACAAAGTTCTCCTATAGATTATCTTGATGATGAACTTCAGGAAAAAGAGCATTTCTATGAAGGTTTGGTAGATGTTTCTGATGTGCCATTCTTGACTGATCAGTTTAATCCATCTGAAGTTTTGTTTAATCCGATTACACAAAGCTCTTTCACACAGGATTTTCAAAATTCACTCCCCAAAGAAAATCAACATAGAGAAGACATGGTTAATCTAGGTTTGGGAATTTCTTTATCTTTAATTGGACTGGTATGGGTGATTTATTTTAAAAAGAAAGTTTGGATTGTTTCTGAAAAATAG
- a CDS encoding CopG family ribbon-helix-helix protein: MPIVSISLNDEILSELDKLQKTMGFSGRSEAIRAGIRSFVSEEKQKEDLAGNIHAILLVVHNDEFDHVVSGITHNFEDLITTHLHSKIEKEKCMELFLINGDAEKVSTITKDFQTNKNMDTVKLVAL, translated from the coding sequence ATGCCAATAGTTTCAATCTCACTAAACGATGAGATTCTATCAGAATTAGACAAGCTGCAAAAGACTATGGGATTCTCAGGTAGGTCCGAGGCAATCAGAGCCGGAATCAGATCATTTGTCTCTGAAGAAAAGCAAAAGGAAGATTTGGCAGGAAATATTCATGCAATTCTTTTGGTTGTTCACAATGATGAGTTTGATCATGTGGTTTCAGGAATTACACATAATTTTGAGGATTTAATCACAACACATCTTCATAGTAAAATTGAGAAAGAAAAATGCATGGAGCTCTTTTTGATAAATGGTGATGCAGAAAAGGTATCTACAATTACAAAAGATTTTCAAACAAACAAAAACATGGATACTGTGAAGCTTGTTGCTCTCTGA
- a CDS encoding metal ABC transporter substrate-binding protein encodes MNIQIKMAIIAIAIVIPLSSIAVYGTDSNQRFVNIDNSRLQVISSFYPLHEFSQNVGKEKVDAILLVPVGVEPHDWEPTVKDVQRMQGTDLIIINGIGFENWVDDLEQSGYSGEIVDTSNGILIKTHEEEHEDENHLEGDPHIWLNPVYAKIQVQNIADAFSNVDPTNQQYYQSNAAAYIKDLELLDLKIRNDLSNCKNDFIAFHDAFSYFADEYNLKQHTIISSNDPHGEATAKTLENIISTAKKLNIKVIFAEESVDTRTSQIIANEIGGKVLVLSPLESSSDGTYISKMTKNFENLKEALC; translated from the coding sequence GTGAATATTCAGATAAAGATGGCAATAATTGCAATAGCAATCGTAATTCCATTAAGCTCAATTGCTGTATATGGAACTGATTCAAATCAACGATTTGTAAATATTGATAATTCAAGACTCCAAGTCATTTCATCGTTTTATCCTCTTCATGAATTTTCACAAAATGTAGGAAAAGAAAAAGTTGATGCTATTTTACTTGTTCCTGTTGGAGTGGAACCTCATGATTGGGAACCCACTGTTAAAGATGTTCAAAGGATGCAAGGAACTGATCTAATAATTATCAATGGAATTGGTTTTGAAAACTGGGTTGATGATTTAGAGCAATCAGGCTATTCCGGTGAGATAGTTGATACGAGTAATGGAATTTTAATTAAAACTCATGAAGAAGAACATGAAGATGAAAATCATTTAGAAGGTGATCCACATATTTGGTTAAATCCTGTATATGCAAAAATTCAAGTACAAAATATTGCAGATGCTTTTTCTAATGTTGATCCAACAAATCAACAATATTACCAATCAAATGCTGCAGCATACATAAAAGATCTAGAACTACTTGATTTAAAAATTAGAAATGATTTATCAAACTGTAAAAATGATTTTATAGCTTTTCATGATGCATTTTCCTATTTTGCAGATGAATACAATCTGAAACAACATACAATAATTTCATCAAATGATCCTCATGGAGAGGCTACTGCAAAAACATTAGAAAATATAATATCTACAGCTAAAAAATTAAACATTAAAGTTATCTTTGCAGAAGAAAGTGTTGATACTAGGACATCTCAAATAATAGCAAATGAAATTGGTGGCAAAGTCTTAGTGTTATCCCCACTAGAGAGTTCATCTGATGGAACTTACATTTCTAAAATGACTAAAAATTTTGAAAATCTAAAGGAGGCATTATGTTGA
- a CDS encoding metal ABC transporter ATP-binding protein: MLKIVEIENLTVQYPDVKALDDVSFEVNQGDFLGIIGPNGAGKSTLFDSMLGLNTKYKGTIKFFGEDIRKSKNYLKEIGYVPQKPIFEKNFPVTVTDVVRMGLRNESDENKIDKILQQLWIHELRDRRIGDLSGGQQQRVFIAKALISNPKILILDEPVTGIDQQSIDLFFSILRELNSKQKITIIWSSHDLDAVNKLANHVACLNRTLFFHGESEKFFSNDELVKQYSEASMQEHMHHH; encoded by the coding sequence ATGTTGAAAATAGTTGAGATTGAAAATCTAACCGTTCAATATCCTGATGTAAAAGCTCTTGATGATGTTAGTTTTGAGGTTAATCAAGGCGATTTTTTAGGCATAATAGGCCCTAACGGTGCTGGGAAATCTACTCTTTTTGATTCTATGCTGGGATTAAATACAAAGTACAAAGGAACTATCAAATTTTTTGGGGAGGATATTAGAAAATCAAAAAATTATCTAAAGGAAATAGGATATGTACCACAAAAACCTATCTTTGAAAAAAACTTCCCAGTAACTGTAACTGATGTTGTAAGAATGGGATTGAGAAATGAATCAGATGAAAACAAAATTGATAAAATTCTACAACAATTATGGATACACGAACTACGAGACAGAAGAATTGGTGATCTATCTGGAGGCCAACAACAACGCGTGTTTATTGCCAAAGCCCTGATTTCAAATCCAAAAATTCTGATTCTTGATGAACCTGTAACTGGAATTGATCAACAAAGCATTGATTTGTTTTTTAGTATTTTGCGTGAACTAAACTCTAAACAAAAAATTACTATCATTTGGTCATCTCATGATTTGGATGCAGTAAATAAATTGGCAAATCATGTTGCCTGCCTTAATAGAACACTCTTCTTCCATGGAGAATCTGAAAAATTCTTTTCAAATGATGAACTGGTAAAACAATATTCTGAAGCCTCAATGCAGGAACACATGCATCATCACTAA
- a CDS encoding metal ABC transporter permease: MHRALISGIAIAILCSVVGLFLVLRRYSLFGDAIAHSSFGGIAIGLLAGVYPLWTAYGVSIASALIITKIKDKYNISGDASIAVLLSTGIAVGLVIIGLSGGFTIDIFSFLFGSILLVSVDDTVLILSLTGGILIVILLLYRQILYSTFNEEQAKVSGIPVEKINYLIVFMAGITVVTSIQLVGVLLISALFVIPNVTAIMYGKGFKQTAIISMSFSIFSVVVGILLSYIFDITPAGTIVLLAISLLAGTMGIKSSGLLSKN, translated from the coding sequence ATGCATAGAGCACTAATTTCAGGAATTGCAATTGCGATTCTTTGTTCAGTTGTTGGGTTATTCCTTGTTTTGAGACGTTATTCATTATTTGGAGATGCAATAGCGCATTCATCATTTGGTGGAATTGCTATAGGGTTGCTAGCTGGAGTCTACCCACTATGGACTGCATATGGTGTTTCAATTGCAAGTGCATTAATTATTACAAAAATTAAAGACAAATACAATATCTCTGGTGATGCATCAATTGCAGTACTTTTATCGACTGGAATCGCAGTTGGTCTTGTAATTATTGGATTATCGGGAGGTTTTACGATTGATATCTTTAGCTTTCTCTTTGGGAGTATTCTTCTTGTTAGTGTAGATGATACCGTACTAATTTTGTCATTGACAGGTGGAATTTTAATCGTAATTTTACTGCTATATCGTCAAATTCTTTATTCAACTTTTAATGAAGAGCAGGCAAAAGTAAGCGGAATTCCTGTTGAGAAAATAAATTATTTGATTGTGTTTATGGCAGGGATTACTGTTGTTACGTCAATACAACTTGTAGGGGTATTGCTAATTTCAGCTTTGTTTGTAATTCCTAATGTTACGGCAATAATGTATGGAAAGGGATTCAAGCAAACTGCAATAATCTCTATGAGCTTTTCTATTTTTTCTGTAGTTGTAGGAATTCTACTTTCTTACATATTTGATATAACTCCTGCAGGAACTATTGTTTTATTGGCAATCAGTTTACTTGCAGGAACTATGGGAATAAAATCATCTGGATTACTATCTAAGAATTAA
- a CDS encoding virginiamycin B lyase family protein, with the protein MKKFLLVLVILSITSIPFVSAHPFTEETIPSLTSNAPAGTTQVIVFYSEPVDIDFSEIKVFDGEGNQIDNRDTDYYENELSLIVTTPPLEDGIYTASTKVLSKVDGHLVPSAFQFAVGDVIVDPSLLDQETKGDLVFLPEAGSRFPGLVGQTIVLGAVIASLMIWGTQNKQIIKEELEKVENFHHGKFMSITGIGLMLVFISDVLMIAIQTIRLETSPLNSIQTDFGIIWLARMIITIILLGIWFGMDRKKILSKKNQIPMLIASLALISTSSLIGHGAASGQIAAVVLDYVHNLVAAVWIGGIFYFVFTLLPTFSQLKEKNREKMSLVLIPRFSIAFIISIGIVIITGPTLMWLLESDVGIITESVYGQLIILKIAIAGIMIGLGGLLQFKVQKNAEKSFQSGKISVHKKLKNSLKVEAVLGIILLGVVALLTNGTLPAGEIQKVDAQEIIYGFQTIEFTDNVKFDVDISPFSSGTNTILVKVSDFDGNQIHDSNQIKVKLSNPSKGISPIEIPMELTKQEKDDPIEFQGELTFGFSGEWLVEIEAQRSENANESKLLNLLVKPRLGDIQTQITEYELPEDAKPLYPLYDGSNSIWISDASAPRLWQFSLETQEFTSYSFDGLTTTFLTQDNKGNIWFTDTPRNQIGFLDPNTKEITIKTIPKLDPVISENTPLFIQADFDDNIWITIINKDRIVKYSPELDKFEEIVLSEKESLPFALAIDDEGKIWYTTTGTGKIGYIDSKDNEIREFSAEPPLQGPEALLFDHEGNIWIAEHTGLGIARFNPILESFDRISIPNKDALPFGMTFDKYGNVWFAQHTVDSLGVYDPDNKNQIEVPIPTESTFTQFMTSDGDRNVWFVEQQSNKIGTVQMTEIPIIPSQIQKTNGFELKYTEIASPLIALGIIATSLFFVKSVQDKRRLNSLINS; encoded by the coding sequence ATGAAAAAATTTCTTTTAGTTTTAGTAATTTTATCAATTACATCCATACCATTTGTATCAGCACATCCATTTACAGAAGAAACTATTCCTAGTTTAACATCAAATGCTCCTGCAGGAACTACTCAAGTAATTGTATTTTATTCAGAACCAGTAGACATTGATTTTAGTGAAATCAAAGTTTTTGATGGAGAAGGAAATCAAATCGACAATAGAGATACAGATTATTATGAAAATGAATTGTCGTTAATCGTTACAACCCCACCACTAGAAGATGGAATATACACAGCATCAACTAAAGTTTTATCCAAAGTAGACGGTCATCTAGTTCCAAGTGCATTTCAATTTGCAGTTGGAGATGTAATAGTTGATCCTTCTTTACTTGATCAAGAAACAAAGGGAGATCTTGTATTTTTACCTGAAGCTGGTTCAAGATTTCCAGGATTAGTTGGTCAAACTATTGTTTTAGGTGCAGTAATTGCATCACTAATGATTTGGGGAACTCAAAACAAACAGATTATCAAAGAGGAGTTAGAAAAAGTAGAAAATTTCCATCATGGGAAATTTATGTCAATTACAGGAATTGGATTAATGCTTGTTTTCATATCAGACGTTCTCATGATTGCAATTCAAACTATCAGGTTAGAAACATCCCCACTTAATTCCATTCAAACAGATTTTGGCATTATATGGCTAGCTAGGATGATTATTACAATTATCTTACTTGGTATTTGGTTTGGAATGGATAGAAAAAAAATCCTATCAAAAAAGAATCAGATCCCAATGCTAATAGCTTCGCTTGCATTAATTTCAACTTCAAGCTTGATTGGACATGGTGCTGCAAGTGGTCAGATAGCAGCAGTTGTGCTAGATTACGTTCATAATTTAGTTGCAGCAGTATGGATAGGAGGGATTTTTTATTTTGTTTTTACGTTGTTGCCAACATTTTCACAGCTAAAAGAAAAAAATCGAGAAAAGATGAGCTTGGTATTAATTCCTAGATTTTCAATTGCTTTCATTATTTCAATAGGGATTGTCATAATTACAGGACCAACTTTGATGTGGTTATTAGAAAGTGATGTAGGGATTATTACAGAATCTGTGTATGGTCAATTAATTATTCTAAAAATTGCCATTGCTGGAATTATGATTGGATTGGGAGGATTGTTGCAGTTTAAAGTTCAGAAAAATGCTGAAAAGAGTTTCCAGTCAGGTAAAATTTCAGTTCATAAAAAACTGAAAAATTCACTAAAGGTGGAAGCTGTATTAGGGATAATTCTTCTTGGAGTAGTTGCATTACTTACAAATGGAACACTACCTGCAGGTGAAATTCAAAAAGTTGATGCTCAAGAAATTATTTATGGATTTCAAACCATTGAGTTTACAGATAATGTAAAATTTGATGTAGATATCTCACCATTTTCTAGTGGAACAAATACAATTCTAGTAAAAGTTAGTGACTTTGATGGGAATCAAATACATGATTCTAATCAAATTAAAGTAAAACTTTCTAATCCTTCAAAAGGTATTTCACCAATCGAAATTCCTATGGAATTAACTAAACAAGAAAAAGATGATCCGATAGAATTCCAAGGAGAGTTAACATTTGGATTTTCAGGAGAATGGTTAGTTGAGATTGAAGCTCAAAGATCAGAGAATGCAAACGAATCCAAACTTTTGAATTTACTTGTAAAACCAAGACTAGGAGATATTCAAACACAGATTACAGAATATGAATTACCAGAAGATGCAAAACCACTCTATCCATTATATGATGGGAGTAATTCAATTTGGATTAGTGATGCATCTGCTCCAAGATTGTGGCAATTCTCACTTGAAACTCAAGAATTTACATCATATTCATTTGATGGGTTAACTACAACATTTCTAACACAAGACAACAAAGGAAACATTTGGTTTACAGACACTCCTAGAAATCAAATTGGATTTCTAGATCCAAATACAAAAGAAATTACAATAAAAACTATTCCGAAATTAGATCCAGTTATTTCAGAAAATACTCCACTTTTCATTCAGGCAGACTTTGATGATAATATTTGGATTACAATAATCAACAAAGATAGAATTGTAAAATATTCACCAGAATTAGATAAATTTGAAGAGATCGTTTTATCAGAAAAAGAATCATTGCCATTTGCTCTAGCAATTGATGATGAAGGGAAAATATGGTATACAACAACAGGTACAGGAAAAATTGGATATATTGATTCTAAAGATAATGAAATAAGGGAATTCTCAGCTGAGCCTCCTTTGCAGGGTCCTGAGGCATTGTTGTTTGATCATGAAGGAAACATCTGGATCGCAGAGCATACAGGCTTAGGAATTGCTAGATTCAATCCCATTTTAGAATCATTTGACAGGATATCTATTCCAAACAAAGATGCATTACCATTTGGTATGACATTTGACAAGTATGGAAATGTGTGGTTTGCACAGCATACAGTAGATAGTCTTGGAGTCTATGATCCAGACAATAAAAATCAAATTGAAGTTCCAATCCCTACCGAATCAACATTTACACAATTTATGACATCAGATGGAGACAGGAATGTGTGGTTTGTTGAACAACAGTCAAACAAAATTGGAACAGTACAAATGACAGAAATTCCAATCATACCATCACAAATTCAAAAAACAAATGGTTTTGAATTAAAGTATACAGAAATAGCATCTCCACTAATTGCATTAGGTATTATTGCAACGTCATTATTTTTTGTAAAGAGTGTTCAGGATAAAAGAAGATTGAATTCTTTGATTAATTCTTAG
- a CDS encoding PEFG-CTERM sorting domain-containing protein — protein MKTKAICSFFVLFAIVAGIVATTPAAFADHSEVTIEAAMGSGAPGCEDTAEGCYIPSTATVDVGGKVIMSNPDTAAHTFTAGTPEDGPSGEFDTGLLMAGNSFEYSPDTVGEINYFCMVHPWMQGLIVVQEVEAEEGGMAGELMVTITDSAVKGGTQVDLEFSTLHVNYEITAMQNGETVLQETAHAMEMTASHMVDAVGSDENPIDIKIVSLGIGPPGSEADWTGPMGEVASAKVVPEFGTIAMMILAVAIISIVAVTAKSRVIPRF, from the coding sequence ATGAAGACTAAAGCAATTTGCTCTTTCTTCGTACTATTTGCTATTGTAGCTGGAATCGTTGCAACAACACCAGCTGCTTTTGCAGATCACTCAGAAGTCACAATTGAGGCAGCTATGGGTTCTGGAGCTCCAGGATGTGAAGACACTGCAGAGGGATGTTACATTCCAAGTACTGCAACTGTTGATGTAGGCGGCAAGGTAATAATGTCAAATCCTGATACAGCAGCACACACATTCACAGCAGGAACCCCTGAAGATGGCCCAAGTGGTGAATTTGATACAGGACTGTTAATGGCAGGAAATTCATTTGAATATTCTCCAGATACAGTTGGTGAAATCAATTACTTCTGTATGGTACATCCTTGGATGCAAGGTTTGATTGTAGTACAAGAAGTTGAAGCAGAAGAAGGTGGCATGGCTGGAGAATTAATGGTAACAATTACCGACTCAGCTGTTAAAGGCGGAACTCAAGTTGATCTTGAATTCAGTACATTACATGTCAACTATGAAATAACTGCAATGCAAAATGGTGAAACAGTCCTACAAGAAACTGCACATGCCATGGAAATGACTGCAAGTCACATGGTAGATGCCGTTGGTTCAGATGAAAATCCAATTGACATCAAAATAGTTTCTCTTGGTATTGGACCTCCTGGTTCTGAAGCAGATTGGACAGGACCAATGGGCGAAGTAGCATCAGCAAAGGTTGTTCCAGAATTTGGTACAATTGCAATGATGATACTAGCTGTTGCAATCATAAGCATAGTTGCAGTAACTGCAAAATCTAGAGTCATTCCAAGATTTTAG